Genomic segment of Dermacentor albipictus isolate Rhodes 1998 colony chromosome 5, USDA_Dalb.pri_finalv2, whole genome shotgun sequence:
ATAGTATATTTCTTGCGTGGCAAGCTCTACTAATATGTACTTCTCGTTTACAAACTGTCTGCTGTTTGCAGGTTGAGCGCAGATCCGCACGACAAGGCGCGAATTGCTCCGGGCCTTCCGTGTTCACCCAGAGACACTAGTGAATTTCGTGTCGAAAACCTGCGCAACTTACTCAAAACGTGCCACCTCAAAGAGCGCATAAGCAGCCGATTTCGAATTTTTACCCTCAGTGCCACCCAAATCTTTAGATTTATGCCGTCTCGCCAGGAATGGTCGCGGTTAGAAGAGGACGTCCCTCAGTCAGGTGACTCGCCAAATGCGGTCAAGCAAGATGCCGTGTATACCGCCCACGACATCAgagtcaagagagagagaagcggtCCTTTTCAGTGGAACACCTTGGGCACCTCTCATGAGTCGTCGCACCGTCCGTGGTCCTCCGTACGACATGTCCTGCTGCAAGGGAGCACAGATGCACTAAGACAGGACGAGTCTCCGCGTCATCGCACGGAGGAGTCAAATAATGACCGAACGAGAAAACCAACACCAATGCCAAGGACAAGAGTAGCGACGCTTTCAACGTATACTTTGATGCCCTGCCGCGCAGGGAGAAAAACCAATTTAAGTTCATCAGTGACCTCGTCAGCGACCAAAGTACCTGTTACGAACGCCTACGGATACAGGGATGCCGGTATTACCGATGCGCCACAACAAGACAGAGCGACATGCTCCATCAACCTTCAGCACTTGTGGCCGAGGCCTACAACGTCGTACAGGTTCACCGAAAGCGAGCTCTCCGGCGGGAAGCTCAGAAAACACTGGTCGGAACTAGTTCGACAGCCAGTTACCAAGCAACACCGCCGAGCCGCGTCCGAGGGCGTCGACTCGCTAGATGTAATCGACAAAGGAGAAACTGTGGATTCCCGCTGTTGCTACGAATCACCGACAACGTCGTCTTGCTGGTACAGCAGCGGAGCTAGTGACTGTTCCGTATGGACCGCGGATCCTTGGATGACAAGCTTTGAGGACGAAGACACCGAACTTAAGGATGTTTGGACGCCGGCAAGCAGCAGTCAGCCAAACTGGCCCGGCGAACACGCTCAACGAAAATTAGTCGATCGGAGAGCGAGGACGTGCGAAGCGTTCACCGTCCAGATTGGCTCTCGCCCCGGAACTGCGAAGCCCGCGATAGGAAATGAGATCGCGCATCAAGACGTTGAGATGCCGCAATTCATCTACAGGCGGTGGCCTCCGACCCAGGAGAGGACGCGCTGGCGCAGGAGCGTTCTTATTTCGGACGGCACCACTTCAGCGGCACCCAGGTCTCCTGCGGCCGCTGCTTCGGCAGCTTCTGTCCAGGACAACGAGAGGCCCGGAGGACAGCTGATCGGCAGTGGTGAGGGTGGTGGGCGAAGGCCGGCGTTTATGGCTGAAGTGGCGACAAGTCGCTTTCGCCGGAATGGTCTGCACGGATTCCGGTTGCCGCCGCCACCCCGATTTGACcgcgcatctctctctctcgatgcTAGGCTCGCCACTGCGATGCTCCACGCCGAGCGGCGCGTCAAGGGCAGCTCATTTTAGTCGCTTCCGCTTATGAGCTCGACCTATTCAGTCGAGCTCGTATAGGTGCGAACACGCCATCGCGGTCCCACGTGACTGTCACGTGTCGATCAATGTATCTGCCAGTGTGCCACGTAGTCGCTGTGCTCTCAAGCttcaagcgagagagagaaagaaacacctTTATTGATATAAAGCATGTGCTTGGTTATTGCGTGTGGATACCCTCTTCCGGGGCCCCACTGGCTATTACTGCTCACCGGGCCGGATCGAGGGCCGCTTTGCTGCTCAAACATGCACCGCATCCAGGCCTTGCATATCTTTTGTCATTTCATTAATTCCGGTTGCACAACAAAGCAAAATTCATTCGAATGATTAAACTTGTGTTGGGTTGAGTTGAGTGGTCGTAGGCTACTGGTgagattagccttgcagttgctgccggcaattgctccaccgtagcgacacttaaaatacataaatcatataaatgagacacagacctcacaactacacataaaagacggggaatgcgggagatggaaattcaagatgatgagcaaaacgtgaacaaggtgaatgcaggggccaacgtttcgacaagtggacttgtcttcttcaaggtgacgtacgctttcctcgccacagtatataagatggggttcttctaaaggggagagagtGTGAGGCAGGAgggtgcggaaacgagggaaggtgGGTTAGCGAGAGTATTGAGAATAAAGGTACGCTGTGCCAGGGCCACCCAGggccactcccccccccccctggtctgccaacgcacgcgtgttagccggcgtgtcaagggcgtctgacatgccggctgagaaaaaaaaagagggggggggggatacgccaagaaatcaaactaagtgttgttgcctatagcttgaaggtTAGCATAGCGAAgggattctaaagctccctttgaaacgtttacgCCTACTGGTTGCAGTGTCTTGAaattatggataaggtatgattctctgtattttctttctcgttcagaacggaaatttcactgtaagatgtagagtttaagttcatcacagttatgacctggttggttgaaatgctcggcgatggcattgggaagctttttagctgtgtccgcgcgatgtccgtttaatctgacgttcattgattgtcctgtttctccgatatattgtttcttacagaaggaacattcaaccATATAAATCagatccgaacttgtacaagtgaagctagatttgacttcatgtgtataactatttgcgatgctcttaattttaatgtcactttgatggtgcctgcaggttttgcacctagggcgacaacatgcttttattacaggggaatgctgttggctgacttttgcgtgcactaacatgtctttaaggttcctgtttcggcgataggtaaccctaggtacatccgggaacgcttttcgcataCGCTCGTTAcatgataatattgggtggtattttcttaggatgttgtttatgtttggaaGTGCATTGGAATATTCTGTTGTAAAgaccggcggtctgtcagattctagtgtgggctgtctcttcgccaattccgactgtcccTCCAGTCTTGACGCGGCAttataagctctatcgagagcaacctGGGGATaattcctttctgctagcgttgttttaaggtcatttaggtggtggatataatcgtggtcttcgctgcagatgcttgttatacgtttcgcttgtccgacaaaaattccttgcttgcaatgtcgcgggtgatgactgttgtagtctaaatattgctggctatctgtaggcttccggtaaagtgccGTTCtaagttttccgttttctatgtagaccgtcgtgtccaggaagttgatctgactaggagagtggtgagcagtaactTTAATAttcgggtgaaagcgattgaaatggctaatcaagtcggttaaggcgcttgtgccgtgttcccatatcataaatatgtcgtcaatgtaacgaagataggcgtggggttttaaagggtagaatttcagcaggtctgcttcaagctgtcgcatgaaaatgttcgcatacgagGGAGCGAATGGCGTATCaatgctagtgccgaaaatttgcaggtagtgtacagaatcgaattcgaaatagttgagcatgagaactaacctaaggagcgataagtaaacttcaggagcgtgatTCACAAGCGTGCGAAAGAAATGTTCAGCGGACTTCGGCTCATTGAAAACGTCGTAGGGCAGAGGGCATGACGCCAGAGCCTACGTgtttaaagaaagaaataattttaaCGCGGCACAATCTTTCAAGACAAACTTCGAATTGACGCGTGGGACAACACTGATTGTCCAGAGAGAAAATGAGATGGTAAAAACGTGACGATAACGGAACTGATAGCTTTGCAGTGTCCTGATGTGAAAATTTTCGATAATAAGCAGCGGTTATATAAGCCAAACTCCACATAATGGCATAAGAAGGGCCACCGAGGGACAATTCCGTGAGGGAGTCAGCCACTTCATCAGTTGGCTCAGAGCCGTGGATGTGGAACCAGACAACTAATTCCCTAGGGTTCCCAAAGACAGGCACAAGACATGCGAGCGGAAGACAGCACATTTACTCCGAAagcccaccgagtcgcgcgagAATTAACCTGTCGCGgctcggacagtgacggcccaacagtCTGAAACCCCCTGGGAAGGGAGGAGGACTGCGGCCGAGGCGATGGAGAACACggaggaggcgacgacgacgaagtggcaatccaagacgacagggacagtgtggtcacgtaccacgacatactgacgcactatacgaaacaaagagaagtaTACCCACAACACAACTAGACAGATTGGAGAAGgctgcaaaccagaacgttccgaaacccagcaCATTTAAACAGAGCAAATTCAAGACAACACCCAGACGCGAGCTCCAAGgtctgcaagcacgaacacgcagacatggcacacatttTATGGAAGTCCACACAGATCAGATCAATATATGTAGAGGACAACATAGAACCGGACGTTCTcaaggagcgatggctaagcgctctgactcgctcggaactacacgaccaaCTATGGGCAATCCAGCGGGTCCGGGCagtggtggaaaggctatgcctcaccgcacataatgcccgggtggcctgagtccaggctggcaacctcgcaggtacTTTTCTTATTAAAGTTTTTTTTCCCGTCCGTTCGTACTCCGTGCCAGATTTACTCTATTTATTTTGCCGCCTCGGCCAGGCAGTGCAAGTGCCCGGCAACTCGTAACAATCACCTGCCTCGCAGAGAGTGCGATTGCCATGATGATTGTGCGTGCTCCCAGAAATCTGAACACCGGACACTAACTCGATAGCCATAAATCATATATCTTAACACATTCCTACTTCCTTGGAAAATCATTTTTGGTGTATTTATCAGGACATTTGAATCTAATTTGGAAATACATATAAAATGTATCTGTCACCAGTGTTACTTAGCCTCTTGTACGATCAagggagggaaaggaagaaacgtTACGACAGAAACGATTCGACGGAGGGAGCCGTGTGATGAGGCAACAAGAAACATAACGGATGCAAAGAGGTGTACAGGTTGTGGAAAATTATTAACGCATAGTTCTCTCTGCCTGAGTGTGCCATTGTGTGCAATGTGCTATTGTGGCACTGTATGTGCCACAATAGACAGTTTGATTCTGATTCCTATCTAGTTCCGTAGACAACTAGGGTAAGTGGTTATGTGGCAGTTTAGGTTTGTGTCCATCCTCAGCCGATTCCCCAGAATGGTTTTCCCTTTGTGACATAAGTGGCATGAAGCCTTAAATGTATTTGCGCGTCTGACGTGGTACACCTGTGTGCATACAACTATCATCGACGTTCTTGCTTCGACACGCGTCGAGTACCAATTTCATGGTGTGATGCAGACCGCGACAGCTACAGGCGACATTCATCATTTCGTGCTCGTGCAGTCTGCTACTACTGCTACCTTGTTTTGTTAAACAAGCTTCGGCTCATTTAGATTACAAAATAGTTGGGTCTGCGTGACTTTTTCTTGCTACTTCTCATTGCTATTAGcgttctttgcctacttcaggcacTTTAAGTCTGTGTAGCCTCTTACGCCAACCAAGTGACGCAAGTTGTCTACTAACTTGGGCTGCTAGGTATTTGCTCACGGTCGTGATCCCGTCGTgctcgttccatcgtcgtcattacagcttcgtcatccgactctggtcatgccgtcgtcatgaTGCCATCTTTGTCATTTctattgtcgccatgccatcgtcatcacgctgTCGTACAAGCGTCATCATTTCAGAAATGTCACCCtattgtcatgtcatcgtcagCAAACCACCTTCGTCATTCTTTCGACGTCATttcttcttcgttattccatcaTGAACATGCTGTCATCAATCAATCATGATTATGCTGTCGTTGCCACGTCATCttcattgcatcgtcgtcatatAGTCCTCATCTTGCATTCGATGCCCTGCCCTCGTCGGGATGCTGTCGCGTTCATTACATCACTGTCATGCTAGCTTCGTAATCCGATTCTCATTATGCTGTcatcgtcataccaccttcgtcgttacATCGACGCCATTCCTCAATTCGATCGAAATAACACTGTCGTCATTCAACTGTAATTATGCCATacttgtcatgccatcgtcaatGTTCTGTCGTCGTCGTGCAGTTATTTTCAAGCATTCATTGTCATACTGTcgtcaccatcatcgtcatctcATTCTCCTGATGCCGTCGTTGTCACACTGTCGTCGTTATACCACCATCATCATTTTAGAATCATCATCCCACGTCATCATGTCATCGCTTTCACCGCCATCGTTGTTTCATCGACGCCTTTTCTTCttcatcattccatcgtcgtcaccgCGTCGTTATCATATGGTTCTCGTTATGCCGTCCCATTCACGGCCGACCGTGGCAAGCTAGTGTCATAGTAAACTAGGCCAATCCAAGAGACAGTGTATATCGCATGTAGCCGAAGCAACGCAAATGTCAGAATGATCACAACAGGTTACAAACATAGGTGCCTTCGGGGACGCGGTGTGTCACAACACATCTTGAACGATCACGTTAACGTCGACAGCCATCGTAGAATGGTTtcaggcagattttttttttccccgacaaTTTACCCTGGAGTAGCATGTCGAGCCATTCGCTAAGCCATCCTCTCCAGATTTCATTAAAGTTTTCCGCTTTCACGATCTCGTTTCCCTTTACCTTCTTTCTCATTCAGGACCCGAGCAGTCATTCATAGCTCACTCGGTTGTGTTCCTACAACGAACCTTCTTTGAACGCATTGCGCGGGCCCGCGCTAGCGCTACCGAGCAATCCTCATCGGCGGCAGCGCAAAGAAGGAAGAGGGCGACGCCACTCCCTATGGAGGACGGTAAGGATCAGGCGACCGCGGCGGGCAGTAGCGGCGCCGCTGCAGCACGCGGGCGCCTGTCCACGGAGGTAGCGGTCGCGCAGCCGTCGAAGGACGACGCGCCAGTGCGCGAACCGAAGCCCGATGACGCCGTCGACGCGAGGGACTACCAGTGCGGCGTGTGCAGTTGCAGACCACGCTGGCTGCAGAGGTTTGCGACGCCGCGCTACTACGCCTTCATTCTCGCCACTCTGGGCACCTGCCAGGGGGCCTATCGCATGTACATGGTCAGCACACTGACCACGATGGAGAAGAGATTCTCGCTGTCAAGTAAACAGACGGGTTTCATCCTGATCGGCGACGACGTTAGCCCCATCCTGGCCAACATTGGGCTCATCCTGTTCCTCAAGCGCACCAGCAAGCCCAACTGGATGTCCGCCGGAATGATGTGCTGCTTCATCGGAACGCTCTTCAACCTGATGCCTTACGTGGTTTATGGTCCACGAGAGTCCTTCACGGGGACGTCCAAGAATAAGACTATGGACTTTTGCGGCTACGCTGACAATGCAACATCGCAGGCAGAATGCGAGGAGAAATCGTTTTGGGGGACTTCTGCAGGTCCCATCATGTGGTTCTTCTTTGGAAACTTTCTCAACGGACTAGGTACCACGGCCTACTACACCATCGGTAGCACGTACATGGATGACAGTGTTGAGAAAAGTTATACGGCAGCCTACTTTGGTAAGCTTCGTTGTTCGTTGCTGTTATACAGCGAAAGTGTTCAGGGTAATTACGCAGTAGTTCTCGTGCGGTGGCAGGGAAGGCCACCGAGAGTTTTCCGGCTGATAGCTGATTGCAGGCGCCACGCTGTGCGGCGTCTGCAATCAGCTATTATGGGTATTGCGTTGTTGGTACGTTGGTATTGTGCAGTTTATTTCCGACGTTTTGGTTGATGGATCATATTTTGTCAAATTACACAAGTGTTTAGCAAAGACTAGACCACCAGCCGGAACGTAAGAAGTTTACTGTGCTTTACCAGCGTACTTCGTACTCGATTCTTTGAATTTATTCCTCCGAGGCCAGCGTGATTGCTactgaactatatatatatatatatatatatatatatatatatatatatatatatatatatatatatatatatatatatatatacatgataagacgccaacaaacaatgacaccaaggacaacatagaggaaattacgtGTACTTACTTATTGAATGACAGAAACGATatattattggaaatgaaagtggatgaaaaaacaacttgccgtaggtagGGAGCGatcccacgttttcgcattacgcgtgcgatgctctaaccaactgagctaccgcagcgccattTTACCATCTACTTTTTTTGGTATTTGTTTCCCCACTAGACCTAACcataggagtgttagccagcgccaccactcacaatcATTGGCGGTGGGTGTGGAACACCTTctctgccgcaggtgtcacgagtacgtgatatttttcagtgaaggcaactggtcaataagcccacacatgctacctgaaggcatcaatgttgccgaattCGAAACCCTCGTTaggtgataaacgagaagaaagggttaAGCGAGGGGCCCGTTATATATTAATAATATATCATAAGAATCCAAcgaacaaggacaccaaggaaaacataggggaaattacttattcttgctaattgaattaaagaaataataaattattggAAAAGAAAGTTGAAAGCAGTTAAGCCTAGTGgtgaaacataaatacccagaAAAGTTGATGtggaaaatggcgccgcggtagtcAATTGGTAGAgaagcacgcgtaatgcgaagacgtgggatcgttcccaacCTGCGGtaacttgttttttcatccacttgcatTTCCAATATCTTATGATTTATGTAATTCAATTACTAAGTACAAGTAATGTCTCTTATATTGTCCCTGGTgacattgtctgttggctttctTTCTTCTAAGTAATTCCCCATATATACTAATTTGTCtagttttaatgcgcagcattcttagCATCATTCTTGGGACTTTGTGGTTGGTTTGGTTTGCTTGGGTTACATCGAGGTGGGTTGGGTTCAGTCCTGTTTTACCTCActaaaaaacaacaagaaaaaaaacataatgtGTCAGCGACGGTGGAATCAAACCTCTGCCGTCGAGCACAGCAGTTCGGTGCTCCGATCCTTAGGTCACgatggcatttctttttctttatcgccCTTATTAACTGAACAAACCATTAAGCCATGATCGCAGGCATACTTATCTCGTTTCAATGCCAGCCACCTATTTGACATGCTCGGAGCGTGTGTCACGCACCACTTATTCGTCGTTGTTTGTGGCAGCTCACGCTCTGAGGTGCCGTGTTAGACTGCACAATCTTCTGTGCCGGCCAATGTTCCACAGTACTTTCCTCATAGCACGCTACGTAGAAATTGTACGACGTTGTACCGACCACACGATCACCCAAGGTAATCATGCTTTAACATTTCATTGCCGCACccaccgtggtagcttagtggctttggtgttgcgcttctaagcacgagctcacgggatcgaatcccggccatggcggccgcatatcgatgggggcgaaatgcaaaaagccggcagatcccacacCATGTAGGAATCAATGTTATTCGAAGCAGTTTTACCAAGTTAACGAAAGAAacagagcaccaagacgtaggcggctgtttcgtgaCCTTCAAGGCACGCATGTCAGGACCTATCATTTACGTCtctcatacactcttgtcatactatgccaattgtgGTACATACCAAGGCGTAGGCGGCTGTTGCATGACCTATATGACCCGCAGGTCATGACCTGTCATTTAAGTCTGTCATACCCTCTTGTCATATACTATGCCAGTTGTAGTACATACTTCTTTAACTTTCTACGTAACGTTGCATTTCGACGACTGCATGCTCTAAATAAAACACATATACCAaggcgtaggcggctgtttcatgacctatatgacacgcatgtcatgatattcatgccatgaccgatcatttatgtttgtcataGACTCTTATCATACTGTGCCAATTTTGGCACATACCAACTTAACGAAACGGCCATGAGAGCAcaaagacgtaggcggctagatagataaataggtagatagatagatttgtCAAAGTGGCATATGTTCGCCAAAAAATGTTTCGCATTtagaacacccgtgcacttagatatATGCGCATGTTAAagaccccaggtggccaaaatgaaTCCCgggacctccactacggcgtgcctcataatcagatcgtggttttgttacgtaaaaccccataacttctTTGCCGGAGAGCAAAGGTCCTTGTTGTTTTCATACACTACATGACATAGCCATAGATGCGTAGGATTGCATAACATGTAGTTTCTGATGACATCACATTGTGCGTTTCCCTTGTTTACGCTCATCCGCCACCTATGTAGAAACACGTTGTAGCCATGGTAGTACCTTCCAGCGCGGGCTTTCTGCAGCGAAGCATCCCGTCCTTCACATCGAGCAAACATGCCCCGGCATGTTATCAGAACAGCGGCTGAGGTgctccagaagaaagaaagaagcgaaagAAACTTAGTAGTACGACGCTCCTCCTACTCCCACCACACGAGGGGTCAGATGATAAGAGTACGGTACGCAGTAATTCCACCCCCTACCTCACCCCAAATTTGCTCAGGAAGACGAAGTATTCCTCGGCCACTTGAAGTGCTTTCAAATGGAAGTTCGATCTCCTTCAAACTTCTTTACTTTTCAGTCGAAAAAATGAGATTGCGCAAACCCATTACAAATGCAACGATGACGCCAGTTCACGTTTTAACGTGTGTAGATGTATCGATTCGATTGCCACACGATTTAGCAGACACATAAATCGTCATCAACCTCTGTTACTTCACACGCACGGGAAGTAACATAGTGACAGAAATTTTAAATACCGAGATCGTGTTTCTTGTGGCCCGCACCATGAATAGCTCCCCGCAACTCCTTTTAAGAGACGTGTTGCCCACTGTGAACAGGAGCTCCTAAAGTTTGTTTAACTTCTTTTATTGTGCCCTCGCTGCTTTAAGAAATCGTGAAGAGATGACTATAGATTCAAAACGACGCAGAATACAACGTGTGGCAGGGATATCTGCAGCCTAAAGCCGTGACCAGAAAACAACTGAAAAGGCATAAAAAGACATCCTTATGTGCGCATAGCTTTCGTCTCGGGACCAAATCGAGTGTATATAGCATGCAAGAAGTGAAACGCGATGACGAACGACGTAACTTTACCGCTGTGAAGGAAAATGTCACCGCGAGAGAGGTAAACTTTCGGCAGTGTATTTTTTGTGGTTTATTCAAGTACAGGCTACATCATGGTCTTTCGTCTGATCGGGCCAGTCCTAGGTTATGTCCTCGGATTTTTCACCCTGAAGTACCCCGAGGACGTCACAAGTGAGTAGGCCTTTCATATTATACCATTACAGCACACGTAACACCCATTCCGACGTAAGCTCTGCAGATATAACTTCCGTACACCTCTGTTTCGATATCAGCGGGCTGCAGAAATTGTGAGGCATATAGGGCCTGTGGGAATACTGCAAAACACACGTTCTGCAACGAGATAATTTAAAAGCACTCCCTCTTGAAGTGGAGCTATGTGTttgggaaaaagaagaaaggggaaaaaagaagaagagattGGGACCACGGTGCGCCGATGGTACGCATAGTTCTCCCACGCCCAACATCTTCCTTTTTCTACAGCTTCGTTGTGTTCGCCCCGATAAGGCAGGCCATCAGGCCTACCTCGGCTGATTCGTCGTCCCCGCAGCCACCAGTGAAAGTAAAGACACATCAGTGGTAAAATTAATGGACATCTTCGAGGGAATCGCACAACGCTGAAGTGCGACTTGTGTCAGGTGTAGGCACCGAACACCGAGGCAGTCAGAGTTTTTAGTTACTGACGGCCGCTTATGAGAGACCGAGTGATCACAGAGCGTCTAACGCCGGTGAAGGAGAGTTTCTCAAATGTTGTTGCTCTTGTTTATCAAAAAAGCGTGCAAAAGAAACTGGGTTGTGCAGCCTTATCTTTATCGCGGCCATCACGAAACAATGTCTGCCTTCGCATAGTGACGAGACGAGTGTGCGCTTCTTGTTCCTCGCTTCTAAACCCTGCCAGAAAAGTCCCACGTTGAGCCAGGCGACCCTACGTGGATCGGAGCCTGGTGGCTGGGTTACGCCTTCATTGCCACGACAATTTTTCTCAGCACAATTCCGATGCTCCTATTCCCCAAGAAGATGCATGCCGGGTCCGAAGCCAACAGGGAGCAAGTGGCAGTCAAAACAAAGCAGGACTCAGGCTTCGCAGGTAAGCACGAGCCGTGGGCGCTGCCGCGACATCCGCATTTCGCAAAAAAAATTGACGGAACGCTGTCACATCTTTTTTCTTCGCCTGAAGGCACATTAAAAGCGCTAAACCCCTGACAGCAGTGTCCGTAAACACGGGCGGTGTTCTCTAGCAATCACTTTCGAGGCTACAGTCACTTTCGCCACATTGTGCGTGGCTCGGCACCGCATACGCGTCCAAGCATGCGCATGCGGCCGACAGTGCTCCTTTGGCACAGCGCGAAGATAGCGAGCTCGGCAAAGCACCTGGTACGCTTTCGGCCTTTTATACGCCAAGTGCGGTCAGGCGTATAATCGTACATCACGAGAGTGATGAGTGGTCACTCGCGAGAGTGACCGTATT
This window contains:
- the LOC135906425 gene encoding uncharacterized protein isoform X1, which gives rise to MCCSHLVLAAIGFVLLAPAAVAFPHLHVTRLGEESKPYVSTSTDSDSPRDVEDTTEEETRVGSSNESASTGPGMACSEHDHCATVLVCLASGTCGCPDHVPVLVRDAGSYACVSSRRLREFCLSDAECRHANEQTRCEDSLCQCRTDFYPSVDGSLCLPKIKAWKPLKITMFPAVLLIMAFIVLAFAGYTRLSADPHDKARIAPGLPCSPRDTSEFRVENLRNLLKTCHLKERISSRFRIFTLSATQIFRFMPSRQEWSRLEEDVPQSGDSPNAVKQDAVYTAHDIRVKRERSGPFQWNTLGTSHESSHRPWSSVRHVLLQGSTDALRQDESPRHRTEESNNDRTRKPTPMPRTRVATLSTYTLMPCRAGRKTNLSSSVTSSATKVPVTNAYGYRDAGITDAPQQDRATCSINLQHLWPRPTTSYRFTESELSGGKLRKHWSELVRQPVTKQHRRAASEGVDSLDVIDKGETVDSRCCYESPTTSSCWYSSGASDCSVWTADPWMTSFEDEDTELKDVWTPASSSQPNWPGEHAQRKLVDRRARTCEAFTVQIGSRPGTAKPAIGNEIAHQDVEMPQFIYRRWPPTQERTRWRRSVLISDGTTSAAPRSPAAAASAASVQDNERPGGQLIGSGEGGGRRPAFMAEVATSRFRRNGLHGFRLPPPPRFDRASLSLDARLATAMLHAERRVKGSSF
- the LOC135906427 gene encoding solute carrier organic anion transporter family member 74D-like isoform X3, with the translated sequence MEDGKDQATAAGSSGAAAARGRLSTEVAVAQPSKDDAPVREPKPDDAVDARDYQCGVCSCRPRWLQRFATPRYYAFILATLGTCQGAYRMYMVSTLTTMEKRFSLSSKQTGFILIGDDVSPILANIGLILFLKRTSKPNWMSAGMMCCFIGTLFNLMPYVVYGPRESFTGTSKNKTMDFCGYADNATSQAECEEKSFWGTSAGPIMWFFFGNFLNGLGTTAYYTIGSTYMDDSVEKSYTAAYFGYIMVFRLIGPVLGYVLGFFTLKYPEDVTKKSHVEPGDPTWIGAWWLGYAFIATTIFLSTIPMLLFPKKMHAGSEANREQVAVKTKQDSGFAELWRGLGRLARNPIYMFRLFYSIAGYIVAGGMSTTVSRYMEKQFAITASFSSLMTGLLFAMSATKSVIAQRQSISRSATKRHKRNTSQHALPAARPATRMRRCVKPKDKSLAFNTYMLALTLFAFLPYPAIYGALTDFSCAVWEEKCGESGVCWLYDLDKMRYLIAGFSSLMTFISFFFLCIMTYYCKLIKNFHGESTKVDKAGSRYKSDNKYSTVVYKQKPIKPAASSKETSAEAHALDSEAPAPEREANVHESEPTQSSPRGSRKPSVHGKELEKSSQGANIAT
- the LOC135906427 gene encoding solute carrier organic anion transporter family member 74D-like isoform X2, translated to MEDGKDQATAAGSSGAAAARGRLSTEVAVAQPSKDDAPVREPKPDDAVDARDYQCGVCSCRPRWLQRFATPRYYAFILATLGTCQGAYRMYMVSTLTTMEKRFSLSSKQTGFILIGDDVSPILANIGLILFLKRTSKPNWMSAGMMCCFIGTLFNLMPYVVYGPRESFTGTSKNKTMDFCGYADNATSQAECEEKSFWGTSAGPIMWFFFGNFLNGLGTTAYYTIGSTYMDDSVEKSYTAAYFGYIMVFRLIGPVLGYVLGFFTLKYPEDVTKKSHVEPGDPTWIGAWWLGYAFIATTIFLSTIPMLLFPKKMHAGSEANREQVAVKTKQDSGFAELWRGLGRLARNPIYMFRLFYSIAGYIVAGGMSTTVSRYMEKQFAITASFSSLMTGISGIFSNVIGIFLGSAFVHLLKPSPRAVGLEMSTVTIFNALLYLLLMGIRCDSINYPLTHAGADGLTIRNECNEKCDCPTTVYKPVCDQATQTEYFSACFAGCPPSDANETEFQECQCLSPAHPAHKYNNQTVANTRCKPNCKCPLVLFTALFFLVNVLQGTTIVGTTLLLLSFLAVPGHLRCPHRFLVRRLGGEVRRKRSVLVIRPGQNALPDRWILVAYDFHQLLLPVHHDVLLQAHQELSRREH